The proteins below come from a single Vidua chalybeata isolate OUT-0048 chromosome 1, bVidCha1 merged haplotype, whole genome shotgun sequence genomic window:
- the FASTKD3 gene encoding FAST kinase domain-containing protein 3, mitochondrial, translating to MALISRKTFQLYSSSTPASRSALMTLSKRLNFISGQRKPQNRSSVAMKMLCVKDKSQYTFCRKKHVQLQMQPLSVNEAVHLCGDTRNCTKSNNVWMDEQLFFKKLNNFCTSKEIFDFLSSVEVMSDTMASGALQKISEVEVDDNGLKNPGLLENEVFRALCFQFEFESSKLSNRGLLNALQALIKLRIDPQSTLMTSLLSESKERLGRGQLTAENLCALGESLLELEGPSCATLEQIVNHMQERDIKSWSPREIVMVYKILQVTVGEGKQCQNLLNRLNSVTLCTVSHLSPNFASVILNSLVVLRQTQAVPLVTALCKHSVKHVPYFTDQELVNVLEAFLYFGQRVQIFTEALERHVPKSIHTMHPQTVSKVMQYCCKKMILSKPIFDAVAEGFISSADRLTPDQIAAYIIPFGTLNYLPPSASSLFRKLEAVLHTRLRHFQPHTLLNLLHSCVLIQRYPINFLPKIFSPYFLQKLQAQPPGLNRVVMFQLTQLFLTVTLECPFYEGPKLLSRYQVKAFPTPQSSPDVHLFKRVKTGLLYLLKKRIYFASEVSTPYFYVVDIEIKLDEEGFVLPAAQLEEVHRRIALCVDGQNRFCAHSHNLLGEEAIKQRHLQLLGYDVVQIPFFEIESLQNIRKIADYLHKKIFPCTYGLSN from the exons ATGGCTTTGATTAGCCGAAAAactttccagttgtattcatCCAGCACACCAGCAAGCAGGTCTGCTTTGATGACCCTAAGCAAAAGGTTGAACTTCATCAGTGGGCAGCGAAAACCCCAAAACCGTAGCTCCGTGGCCATGAAGATGCTGTGTGTCAAAGATAAATCTCAGTATACGTTTTGTAGGAAAAAACACGTACAACTGCAGATGCAGCCACTTTCTGTTAATGAAGCTGTGCATCTTTGTGGAGATACGAGGAACTGTACTAAATCAAATAATGTGTGGATGGatgaacaattatttttcaagaagTTGAACAACTTTTGTACatcaaaagagatttttgaTTTTCTTAGCTCTGTAGAGGTCATGTCTGATACAATGGCCTCAGGAGCCCTGCAGAAGATTTCTGAAGTTGAGGTGGATGACAATGGTCTTAAAAACCCTGGACTGTTAGAGAATGAAGTTTTCAGGGCATTATGCTTCCAGTTTGAGTTTGAATCCTCAAAACTGTCAAACAGGGGGCTGTTAAATGCATTGCAGGCTTTGATAAAGCTTCGTATAGATCCGCAGAGCACGCTGATGACAAGCCTGCTTTCGGAGAGCAAGGAGCGGCTTGGCAGGGGACAGCTGACTGCTGAAAATCTGTGTGCTCTTGGAGAGAGTTTGCTTGAGTTAGAAGGCCCAAGTTGTGCAACGCTGGAACAAATTGTGAACCACATGCAAGAAAGAGACATTAAGAGTTGGAGTCCCAGGGAAATAGTGATGGTTTATAAGATACTGCAAGTGACTGTGGGGGAAGGGAAACAATGCCAAAACTTGCTAAACAGACTGAACAGTGTCACTTTATGCACAGTTTCCCACCTGAGCCCAAACTTTGCAAGTGTAATACTGAATTCACTGGTGGTTCTTCGTCAGACTCAGGCAGTTCCCTTAGTCACTGCACTGTGTAAACATTCAGTGAAGCATGTTCCCTATTTCACAGATCAGGAACTGGTAAATGTACTGGAAGCTTTCCTATACTTTGGGCAAAGAGTGCAAATTTTTACAGAGGCACTGGAAAGACATGTCCCCAAGTCCATCCACACTATGCATCCTCAAACGGTCAGCAAGGTCATGCAGTATTGCTGCAAAAAGATGATTCTTTCAAAGCCCATCTTTGATGCAGTGGCAGAAGGTTTCATTTCCAGTGCTGACAGACTTACCCCTGACCAGATTGCTGCATATATTATCCCATTTGGGACCCTTAATTACCTGCCTCCAAGTGCTTCTTCCTTGTTTAGGAAGCTTGAGGCTGTGCTGCATACCCGCCTGAGGCACTTTCAGCCTCACACCTTGCTGAACCTGCTACACTCGTGTGTCCTTATTCAACGTTATCCGATAAATTTCCTGCCAAAAATATTTAGTCCCTATTTTCTGCAAAAGCTTCAAG CTCAGCCACCTGGTTTGAACAGAGTTGTTATGTTCCAGCTAACCCAGCTTTTTCTGACTGTCACCCTGGAGTGCCCATTTTATGAG GGTCCGAAACTCCTTTCTAGGTACCAAGTAAAGGCCTTTCCCACACCTCAGAGTTCTCCTGATGTTCACCTCTTTAAAAGGGTGAAGACAGGATTActttatttactgaaaaaaagaatatattttgcaTCAGAGGTATCAACACCATATTTCTATGTAGTTG ATATTGAGATTAAATTAGATGAAGAAGGTTTTGTATTGCCTGCGGCCCAACTTGAAGAGGTACACAGACG AATTGCCCTGTGTGTTGATGGTCAAAATAGATTTTGTGCTCATAGCCACAATCTGTTGGGAGAAGAAGCTATTAAACAGAGACACCTTCAGTTACTTGGTTATGACGTTGTGCAG aTTCCATTTTTTGAGATAGAAAGTCtacaaaatatcagaaaaatagcAGATTATCtacacaaaaaaatctttccttgtACATATGGACTCAGCAACTGA